The Georgenia faecalis genome includes a window with the following:
- a CDS encoding phosphodiester glycosidase family protein translates to MSSFTAERPGPGPHRARRALLAATVTATLVALPATAGAADSLAHHRGPHRPDSTELPLGAADLPETRTTEVLQPGVTLTRIVRGEVDPDHSWTVEVSIPGGATSPDPDAPPTVLKDLASAQETTAALVAAGFAARAEEVVTAPVADYAGGTLGWRVRVGSFADQAAATAERDRLRAAGFTGSVFYTGWDWEDDDRGPWRIDVITVDPRRFRGEIDATLGPDIEQRETTSALADLAGATAGVNGGYFVLDPRAGAPGDPAGVTVVDGELLSEPVDGRPALVLREDARHTDVARFSWEGEVRAGRTTLALDGINRVPGLIRNCGGTDDDLPTSDPRHDVTCTDDAELVLFTPEFAGTTPAGDGVEVVLDRRDTVVEVRQSRGGTVPRGGTTLQATGDLADDLRQVARRGARLDVRTALTDERGRTVRTHDHTSVVNGGPELVRRGRLHVTPASDGMVHADNPSFYYGWAHKRNPRTFAGTDAQGRLVLVTADGRSTESLGLSIPEAGQVAVGLGLREALNLDGGGSTTMVVDGAVINDPSDAAGERPVGDAILVLPDRRRH, encoded by the coding sequence GTGTCCTCGTTCACCGCTGAACGCCCCGGTCCCGGGCCGCACCGGGCCCGCCGGGCCCTCCTCGCCGCCACGGTCACCGCCACCCTCGTGGCGCTGCCCGCCACCGCCGGCGCGGCCGACAGCCTTGCCCACCACCGCGGCCCCCACCGCCCGGACTCCACCGAGCTCCCGCTCGGCGCCGCGGACCTGCCCGAGACCCGCACGACGGAGGTCCTCCAGCCGGGCGTGACGCTCACGCGGATCGTCCGTGGCGAGGTCGACCCCGACCACTCCTGGACCGTCGAGGTGAGCATCCCGGGCGGCGCCACCTCGCCCGACCCGGACGCGCCCCCCACCGTCCTCAAGGACCTCGCGAGCGCGCAGGAGACGACCGCCGCCCTCGTCGCCGCCGGCTTCGCCGCGCGCGCCGAGGAGGTCGTCACCGCCCCCGTGGCCGACTACGCCGGCGGGACGCTCGGCTGGCGGGTACGCGTCGGCTCGTTCGCCGACCAGGCGGCCGCCACCGCCGAGCGGGACCGCCTGCGGGCGGCCGGGTTCACCGGCTCGGTCTTCTACACCGGCTGGGACTGGGAGGACGACGACCGCGGCCCCTGGCGCATCGACGTCATCACCGTCGACCCGCGGCGGTTCCGCGGGGAGATCGACGCGACCCTCGGCCCGGACATCGAGCAGCGGGAGACCACCTCCGCCCTCGCGGACCTCGCGGGCGCGACGGCCGGCGTCAACGGCGGTTACTTCGTCCTCGACCCGCGCGCCGGCGCACCCGGCGACCCGGCCGGCGTCACGGTCGTCGACGGCGAGCTGCTCAGCGAGCCGGTCGACGGCCGCCCCGCGCTCGTCCTGCGGGAGGACGCCCGGCACACCGACGTCGCCCGGTTCTCCTGGGAGGGCGAGGTGCGTGCGGGGCGCACCACCCTCGCCCTCGACGGCATCAACCGCGTGCCGGGCCTCATCCGCAACTGCGGCGGCACCGACGACGACCTGCCCACGTCCGACCCGCGGCACGACGTCACCTGCACCGACGACGCCGAGCTCGTCCTCTTCACCCCGGAGTTCGCCGGCACCACGCCGGCGGGCGACGGCGTCGAGGTCGTCCTCGACCGGCGCGACACGGTCGTCGAGGTCCGCCAGAGCCGCGGGGGGACCGTCCCCCGCGGTGGCACCACCCTCCAGGCCACCGGAGACCTCGCCGACGACCTCCGGCAGGTCGCCCGGCGCGGCGCCCGCCTCGACGTGCGCACCGCCCTCACCGACGAGCGCGGCCGGACGGTGCGGACCCACGACCACACCTCCGTCGTCAACGGCGGCCCCGAGCTCGTCCGGCGCGGCCGGCTGCACGTGACGCCGGCGAGCGACGGGATGGTCCACGCGGACAACCCCAGCTTCTACTACGGCTGGGCGCACAAGCGGAACCCGCGCACGTTCGCGGGCACCGACGCCCAGGGCCGCCTCGTCCTCGTCACGGCCGACGGTCGCAGCACCGAGTCCCTCGGCCTGAGCATCCCCGAGGCGGGGCAGGTCGCCGTCGGCCTCGGCCTGCGGGAGGCCCTCAACCTCGACGGCGGGGGCTCGACGACGATGGTGGTCGACGGCGCGGTCATCAACGACCCCTCGGACGCCGCCGGGGAGCGCCCGGTCGGGGACGCCATCCTCGTCCTGCCGGATCGCCGCCGGCACTGA
- a CDS encoding SOS response-associated peptidase — MCGRYASFRQAQDLADTFDVAEVTDEAAAVPPSFNVAPTQPVRIVLERLVEAEPLTVRREMHAARWGLVPAWAKDPSVGARMINARTETVAEKSVFAKPLATRRCVLLADGYFEWRRDAGRKIPYFVHGADAGPVALAGLYSFWRDPAKAEDDPTRWLLSTTVLTRAARPELEFLHDREPVLLAPGILADWLDPALTAPEGALAVLHAEAPRVDLHEVGAKVGNVRNDSPELIEPVDA, encoded by the coding sequence ATGTGCGGTCGATACGCGTCCTTCCGGCAGGCCCAGGACCTCGCCGACACCTTCGACGTCGCCGAGGTCACCGACGAGGCGGCGGCCGTGCCGCCGTCGTTCAACGTGGCCCCCACGCAGCCGGTGCGCATCGTCCTCGAACGCCTGGTAGAGGCCGAGCCCCTCACCGTGCGGCGCGAGATGCACGCCGCGCGCTGGGGCCTGGTGCCGGCCTGGGCGAAGGACCCCTCCGTCGGGGCACGGATGATCAACGCCCGGACCGAGACGGTCGCCGAGAAGTCGGTGTTCGCCAAGCCGCTCGCCACCCGGCGGTGCGTGCTCCTCGCCGACGGCTACTTCGAGTGGCGGCGGGACGCCGGGCGCAAGATCCCCTACTTCGTCCACGGCGCCGACGCCGGGCCGGTGGCGCTCGCCGGGCTGTACTCCTTCTGGCGCGACCCCGCGAAGGCGGAGGACGACCCCACCCGCTGGCTCCTGTCGACCACCGTCCTCACCCGCGCCGCCCGTCCGGAGCTCGAGTTCCTCCACGACCGGGAGCCCGTCCTCCTCGCCCCGGGGATCCTCGCCGACTGGCTGGACCCCGCCCTGACGGCGCCCGAGGGTGCCCTCGCGGTGCTCCACGCCGAGGCGCCGCGGGTGGACCTCCACGAGGTCGGCGCCAAGGTGGGCAACGTCCGCAACGACTCCCCCGAGCTCATCGAGCCGGTGGACGCCTGA
- a CDS encoding WhiB family transcriptional regulator translates to MDWRHNAACLTEDPELFFPIGNTGPALVQIEEAKAVCHRCPVIDTCLKWALENGQDAGVWGGMSEDERRALKRRTARARRAS, encoded by the coding sequence ATGGACTGGCGTCACAATGCTGCCTGTCTGACGGAAGACCCCGAGCTGTTCTTCCCCATCGGTAACACCGGGCCGGCCCTCGTCCAGATCGAGGAGGCCAAGGCGGTGTGCCACCGCTGCCCCGTCATCGACACGTGCCTCAAGTGGGCGCTCGAGAACGGCCAGGACGCCGGCGTCTGGGGCGGGATGTCCGAGGACGAGCGGCGCGCGCTCAAGCGTCGCACCGCCCGCGCCCGCCGCGCCAGCTGA
- a CDS encoding DedA family protein codes for MSLATAAQAAATGDLDGFAGWTVGLMEALGGPGLGIAVALENLFPPIPSEVILPLAGFTASRGDLSIVAAIAWTTLGSVVGALALYGLGAWLGLDRLRAIAARLPLVDPADIDKTDRWFAKHGTKAVFFGRMLPIFRSLISIPAGLDRMRLTTFAALTFAGSLIWNTALVMAGYLLGERWVEVEQYTGILQWIVIVAVLVACVWFVVSRLLAQRRRRDASAG; via the coding sequence GTGAGTCTCGCGACCGCGGCACAGGCCGCGGCCACCGGTGACCTCGACGGCTTCGCCGGGTGGACCGTGGGCCTCATGGAGGCCCTCGGCGGCCCCGGCCTCGGCATCGCCGTCGCCCTGGAGAACCTCTTCCCCCCGATCCCCAGCGAGGTCATCCTCCCGCTCGCCGGCTTCACCGCCAGCCGCGGCGACCTCTCTATCGTCGCCGCGATCGCCTGGACGACCCTCGGCTCGGTGGTCGGCGCGCTCGCCCTCTACGGGCTCGGTGCGTGGCTCGGGCTCGACCGCCTGCGCGCCATCGCCGCCCGCCTGCCGCTCGTCGACCCCGCCGACATCGACAAGACGGACCGCTGGTTCGCCAAGCACGGCACCAAGGCCGTCTTCTTCGGCCGGATGCTCCCCATCTTCCGCAGCCTCATCTCCATCCCGGCCGGGCTCGACCGCATGCGGCTGACCACCTTCGCCGCCCTCACGTTCGCCGGCTCCCTCATCTGGAACACCGCCCTGGTGATGGCCGGGTACCTCCTCGGTGAGCGGTGGGTCGAGGTCGAGCAGTACACCGGCATCCTCCAGTGGATCGTCATCGTCGCCGTCCTCGTCGCCTGCGTCTGGTTCGTCGTCTCCCGCCTCCTGGCCCAGCGCCGCCGGCGCGACGCCTCCGCCGGCTGA
- a CDS encoding sensor histidine kinase has protein sequence MAEPRRTWAGWLRPDSRAADAVVTVVAVLVIAVPSIHSSTSYDGLGAGAGLLASLVMTVALYWRRSRPVASAVVIYAAALAHFVLGAEIVVADLLIPVALYSVTAHGPRWAGRAALAGALLGSLILGVSIGMADLSSSAATVIVTAAVVVVAWSLGLLRRSRLERVETLVERARRLEIERDQQAQIATAAERARIAREMHDVVAHSLSVVIAQADGGRYAAAANPDAAVRALTTISQIGRDALADMRRILGVLRDPTGGEEAGTVAPQPVDADLDTLVEQVRGSGVRVSLVRLGDSRPLPPGAGLSVYRICQEALTNVLKHAGPTAAATVMLQWLPTRLVLEVNDDGRGAAASSDGAGHGLVGMRERVTLFGGTLLAGPRAGGGYRVRAEIPLPPAPATMAGPPPPLQPAAWPAPEGHR, from the coding sequence ATGGCGGAGCCCCGAAGGACCTGGGCGGGGTGGCTGCGCCCGGACTCCCGCGCCGCGGACGCCGTCGTCACGGTCGTCGCGGTCCTCGTCATCGCCGTCCCCTCCATCCACAGCTCCACCAGCTACGACGGCCTCGGCGCCGGCGCGGGCCTCCTCGCCTCCCTCGTCATGACGGTGGCCCTCTACTGGCGCCGTAGCCGCCCCGTCGCCTCCGCCGTCGTCATCTACGCCGCCGCCCTGGCGCACTTCGTCCTCGGCGCCGAGATCGTCGTCGCCGACCTCCTCATTCCCGTCGCGCTCTACTCGGTCACCGCGCACGGCCCCCGGTGGGCGGGGCGGGCCGCCCTGGCCGGCGCTCTCCTGGGCTCGCTGATCCTCGGCGTGTCGATCGGCATGGCGGACCTCAGCTCCTCGGCCGCCACCGTCATCGTCACGGCCGCGGTCGTCGTCGTCGCCTGGTCCCTGGGCCTCCTGCGCCGCAGCCGGCTCGAACGCGTCGAGACCCTCGTCGAGCGGGCCCGCCGCCTGGAGATCGAGCGGGACCAGCAGGCGCAGATCGCCACGGCCGCCGAACGGGCCCGGATCGCCCGGGAGATGCACGACGTCGTCGCCCACTCCCTGTCCGTCGTCATCGCCCAGGCCGACGGCGGACGGTACGCCGCCGCCGCGAACCCGGACGCCGCCGTCCGTGCCCTCACGACGATCAGCCAGATCGGCCGGGACGCCCTCGCCGACATGCGCCGCATCCTCGGCGTCCTGCGTGACCCCACGGGCGGGGAGGAGGCGGGGACCGTCGCCCCCCAGCCCGTCGACGCCGACCTCGACACCCTCGTGGAGCAGGTCCGCGGGTCCGGGGTGCGGGTCTCGCTCGTCCGCCTCGGCGACTCGCGGCCGCTCCCCCCCGGCGCCGGCCTGAGCGTGTACCGGATCTGCCAGGAGGCGCTGACCAACGTCCTCAAGCACGCCGGCCCGACGGCCGCGGCGACCGTCATGCTCCAGTGGCTGCCCACGCGCCTGGTCCTCGAGGTGAACGACGACGGACGGGGCGCGGCCGCGTCCTCGGACGGTGCGGGCCACGGCCTGGTCGGCATGCGGGAACGGGTGACGCTCTTCGGCGGGACGCTCCTCGCCGGCCCGCGGGCCGGGGGCGGCTACCGTGTCCGGGCGGAGATCCCCCTGCCCCCCGCCCCCGCCACCATGGCAGGCCCGCCGCCGCCCCTGCAGCCGGCGGCCTGGCCCGCCCCGGAAGGACACCGATGA
- a CDS encoding response regulator, which yields MSPDGSPIRVAVVDDQALLRAGFGLVIGSQPDMEVVVEASDGAQALRALDAYAVDVVLMDIRMAGMDGLEATARLTAAPRRTGSSPKVIILTTFDLDEYVLTAIKAGASGFLLKDAPPEEMLGAIRTVHAGDAVIAPSSTKRLLAHLAHVLPDEQKADPAVLGTLTDREREVLVLMARGRSNTEIATDLVVAEATVKTHVGRVLAKVGARDRVQAVVLAYETGLITPGS from the coding sequence ATGAGCCCCGACGGCTCCCCTATCCGCGTCGCCGTCGTCGACGACCAGGCCCTCCTGCGGGCCGGCTTCGGTCTCGTCATCGGCTCCCAGCCCGACATGGAGGTCGTCGTCGAGGCGAGCGACGGGGCCCAGGCCCTGCGCGCCCTTGACGCCTACGCCGTCGACGTCGTCCTCATGGACATCCGCATGGCGGGCATGGACGGCCTCGAGGCCACCGCCCGGCTCACCGCGGCCCCGCGGCGCACCGGCTCCTCGCCCAAGGTCATCATCCTCACGACGTTCGACCTCGACGAGTACGTCCTCACCGCCATTAAGGCCGGCGCCAGCGGGTTCCTCCTCAAGGACGCCCCGCCCGAGGAGATGCTCGGCGCGATCCGCACCGTCCACGCCGGCGACGCCGTCATCGCCCCGTCCTCGACCAAGCGCCTGCTCGCCCACCTCGCGCACGTGCTGCCGGACGAGCAGAAGGCGGACCCCGCCGTCCTCGGCACCCTCACGGACCGCGAGCGCGAGGTGCTCGTCCTCATGGCGCGCGGGCGCAGCAACACCGAGATCGCGACCGACCTCGTCGTCGCCGAGGCGACGGTGAAGACACACGTGGGGCGCGTCCTGGCGAAGGTCGGCGCCCGCGACCGGGTCCAGGCGGTCGTCCTCGCCTACGAGACCGGTCTCATCACGCCGGGGTCCTGA
- a CDS encoding DUF2505 domain-containing protein, translated as MQFDATIDYPADAERVARMLASEEFVQREIAASGALDSSVEILRDGDAFTVTTRRKMPTHQVPAKFRSLVGQSLDVRLVQAWEAAAPDGSRPGTLSLDIAGAPVRVTARMVLEPVGAQASRWRLAGDITASIPLFGKPIEKAAAGAINDVVAIERRIGLEYLAEHPA; from the coding sequence GTGCAGTTCGACGCCACGATCGATTACCCCGCCGACGCGGAGCGGGTCGCCCGGATGCTCGCGAGCGAGGAGTTCGTCCAGCGGGAGATCGCCGCCAGCGGGGCCCTCGACTCCTCCGTCGAGATCCTCCGCGACGGCGACGCGTTCACGGTGACCACCCGGCGCAAGATGCCCACGCACCAGGTCCCGGCGAAGTTCCGCTCCCTCGTGGGCCAGAGCCTCGACGTGCGCCTCGTCCAGGCCTGGGAGGCCGCCGCCCCGGACGGCTCGCGCCCGGGCACGCTCTCGCTCGACATCGCCGGTGCGCCCGTGCGGGTCACCGCCCGGATGGTCCTCGAGCCCGTCGGCGCGCAGGCTTCCCGCTGGCGGCTCGCCGGCGACATCACCGCCTCGATCCCGCTGTTCGGCAAGCCCATCGAGAAGGCGGCCGCCGGCGCGATCAACGACGTCGTCGCCATCGAGCGGCGCATCGGCCTGGAGTACCTCGCCGAGCACCCGGCCTAG
- a CDS encoding sensor histidine kinase, whose protein sequence is MSTLSELIRTRTSHQEQEIEWLHLLVGDWQVISDLSFADLLLCVPTDAGEFVIVAHCRPSTGATVHHDDIVGQAVPEGRRTLLRDAMADLQIHRAAEPRWTGAHAVREDVIPVVHDGVAIAVISRQANLAIARTPSRLEINYVEAADAICAMIARGEFPQAGSPTGSRRGAPRVGDGLVRLGADAEVLYASPNALSCFHRLGAIGDITGRVLAEVVTELVEQDRSPVDESLPLVVTGRAAWRTEVESHGVNLSLRAIPLLENGERRGAVLLCRDVTEVRRRELELLTKDATIREIHHRVKNNLQTVSALLRLQARRSSSPEVRGAIDEAMRRVATIALVHDTLSQTINETVDFDTVFPRVLRLAADVASAAGVVRTESRGSFGQVGADDATALAVVLTELVANAVEHGLGTQGGTVVVEAERDDRDLTVWVRDDGAGLEDGTIMAGLGSQIVTTLVRGELDGTIEWRPAPDRGTEVVVRARLAESR, encoded by the coding sequence GTGTCGACGCTGAGCGAGCTCATCCGGACCCGGACCTCCCACCAGGAGCAGGAGATCGAGTGGCTCCACCTGCTCGTGGGGGACTGGCAGGTGATCTCCGACCTCTCGTTCGCCGACCTCCTGCTGTGCGTGCCGACGGACGCCGGTGAGTTCGTCATCGTCGCGCACTGCCGCCCGTCGACCGGCGCGACCGTCCACCACGACGACATCGTCGGCCAGGCGGTCCCCGAGGGCCGCCGCACCCTCCTGCGGGACGCGATGGCCGACCTGCAGATCCACCGGGCCGCGGAGCCGCGCTGGACGGGCGCCCACGCGGTGCGCGAGGACGTCATCCCGGTCGTCCACGACGGGGTGGCCATCGCCGTCATCTCCCGCCAGGCCAACCTCGCCATCGCCCGCACCCCCAGCCGGCTCGAGATCAACTACGTCGAGGCGGCGGACGCCATCTGCGCGATGATCGCCCGCGGTGAGTTCCCGCAGGCGGGCTCGCCGACGGGCTCGCGCCGCGGGGCGCCGCGCGTGGGAGACGGCCTCGTGCGCCTGGGCGCCGACGCCGAGGTCCTCTACGCCAGCCCCAACGCGCTCAGCTGCTTCCACCGCCTCGGCGCGATCGGGGACATCACGGGGCGCGTCCTCGCGGAGGTCGTCACCGAGCTCGTCGAGCAGGACCGCTCCCCGGTCGACGAGTCGCTGCCGCTGGTCGTCACCGGCCGGGCCGCATGGCGCACGGAGGTCGAGTCGCACGGGGTCAACCTCTCCCTGCGCGCCATCCCGCTGCTGGAGAACGGCGAGCGCCGGGGGGCGGTGCTCCTGTGCCGCGACGTCACTGAGGTGCGGCGCCGCGAGCTCGAGCTGCTCACCAAGGACGCCACCATCCGGGAGATCCACCACCGGGTGAAGAACAACCTCCAGACGGTCTCCGCGCTCCTGCGCCTGCAGGCGCGCCGGTCGAGCTCGCCCGAGGTGCGGGGCGCCATCGACGAGGCGATGCGGCGGGTGGCGACGATCGCCCTGGTCCACGACACGCTGTCCCAGACGATCAACGAGACCGTCGACTTCGACACCGTGTTCCCGCGGGTGCTGCGCCTGGCGGCGGACGTCGCCTCCGCCGCCGGCGTGGTCCGCACCGAGAGCCGCGGGAGCTTCGGTCAGGTGGGCGCCGACGACGCCACGGCCCTGGCGGTCGTCCTCACCGAGCTCGTGGCCAACGCCGTCGAGCACGGGCTGGGCACGCAGGGCGGGACCGTCGTCGTCGAGGCCGAGCGCGACGACCGGGACCTCACGGTGTGGGTGCGCGACGACGGCGCCGGGCTCGAGGACGGGACGATCATGGCGGGCCTGGGCAGCCAGATCGTCACGACGCTCGTGCGCGGGGAGCTGGACGGCACGATCGAATGGCGCCCCGCGCCGGACCGGGGCACCGAGGTGGTCGTCCGCGCCCGGCTGGCCGAGTCGCGCTGA
- a CDS encoding ABC transporter permease — translation MLRLTLAQMRRSVGRLLAAALAIVVGTAFIAATLLASALLRETTYDAMTASLGDADVVVSATDGALKADDLAAVRGASGVSAADGTLSMTAQILSDGIADFAFVDAAPSTPELTVHEVAEGELPTTTGQIALTAASAGRLGVDIGDDVEVEGGLYLPAGGASDEPVAVDSRLEVVGILEDPGALFGSASSTLVAGEQLEAWVTDGGREMSYEQILAVGDGSEDDVAAAVAAALDGAGVVRTGTEVAEELTSGALGSTVIFTALILGFGALAMLVASIVITNTFQVLVAQRTRQLALLRCVGATKAQIRRSVLTEAVLLGTLAGIAGLAIGAGLAQGTLWVLGTMDLDVPVPSTITLTAAAVLVPVLTGAAVTVLAALAPARAATRVAPLAAMRPAGAPDVRGTGRGRLVLSLVLIVGGGLLLAGATAAMLSGQFDGDDVLLIALAAGVLGGGLSFAGVMVGAVFVVPAVVRALGSVATRLGGGSTTRLATANATRNPRRTSATATALIIGVTLVSMMSTGAVSARASLDAQLDGAFPADIVVTSAGWAEDGGAAPLTPNQLTAVAEAPGVERVLEVRSAPLNFAAGDIEVEVSDVTDLDPAAAGEVLRDLTGLEDLAPGTVVLAGWAAEDLEVEVGDTVEAALAPDAATDQDAPRVPLVVVSTDSPVGTAVLPETLEQFAPDASTTGIYARLDAEDAAQASTTISDRLSEATGTNGSVPYVSGEAAERQMFGQVIDTLLAIVVGLLAAAVVIALIGVANTLSLSVIERTRESALLRAMGLTRRQLRGMLATEGVLLAVVGVLVGVVLGVLYGWAGTAVILGAAGGVTLAVPWLHLGVVVVVAVLAGLLASVLPARTAVRTPPVAALAAE, via the coding sequence ATGCTGCGCCTCACGCTCGCCCAGATGCGGCGCAGCGTCGGCCGGCTGCTCGCCGCCGCCCTCGCCATCGTCGTCGGGACGGCGTTCATCGCCGCCACCCTGCTCGCCTCCGCGCTCCTGCGGGAGACGACCTACGACGCCATGACCGCCTCCCTCGGGGACGCCGACGTGGTGGTCTCCGCCACCGACGGCGCCCTCAAGGCCGACGACCTCGCCGCCGTCCGTGGCGCGTCCGGGGTGAGCGCCGCCGACGGCACGCTCTCCATGACCGCGCAGATCCTCTCGGACGGCATCGCCGACTTCGCCTTCGTCGACGCCGCCCCCTCCACGCCGGAGCTCACCGTCCACGAGGTGGCCGAGGGCGAGCTGCCCACCACGACCGGGCAGATCGCGCTCACCGCCGCGAGCGCCGGGCGCCTGGGCGTGGACATCGGGGACGACGTCGAGGTCGAGGGCGGCCTGTACCTGCCCGCGGGCGGCGCCAGCGACGAGCCGGTCGCCGTCGACAGCCGGCTCGAGGTCGTCGGGATCCTCGAGGACCCGGGGGCGCTCTTCGGCTCGGCGAGCAGCACGCTCGTCGCCGGCGAGCAGCTCGAGGCCTGGGTCACCGACGGCGGCCGCGAGATGTCCTACGAGCAGATCCTCGCCGTCGGCGACGGCAGCGAGGACGACGTTGCCGCGGCGGTCGCCGCCGCGCTCGACGGCGCGGGCGTGGTGCGCACGGGGACCGAGGTGGCCGAGGAACTCACCTCCGGGGCCCTCGGCAGCACGGTGATCTTCACGGCGCTCATCCTCGGCTTCGGCGCGCTCGCCATGCTCGTCGCCTCGATCGTCATCACCAACACCTTCCAGGTCCTCGTCGCCCAGCGCACCCGCCAGCTCGCGCTGCTGCGCTGCGTCGGGGCGACCAAGGCGCAGATCCGTCGCTCCGTGCTCACCGAGGCGGTCCTGCTCGGCACCCTCGCCGGCATCGCCGGCCTGGCCATCGGGGCAGGTCTCGCCCAGGGCACGTTGTGGGTCCTCGGCACCATGGACCTCGACGTCCCGGTGCCGAGCACCATCACCCTCACCGCCGCCGCCGTCCTGGTGCCGGTGCTCACCGGGGCCGCCGTCACGGTCCTCGCCGCGCTCGCGCCGGCGCGCGCCGCCACCCGTGTCGCCCCCCTTGCCGCCATGCGGCCCGCGGGCGCCCCGGACGTGCGCGGCACCGGCCGCGGCCGCCTCGTCCTCAGCCTCGTTCTCATCGTCGGCGGCGGCCTCCTCCTCGCCGGTGCTACCGCCGCGATGCTCAGCGGCCAGTTCGACGGGGACGACGTCCTCCTCATCGCGCTCGCCGCCGGCGTCCTCGGCGGTGGCCTGTCCTTCGCCGGCGTCATGGTCGGCGCGGTGTTCGTCGTCCCGGCCGTCGTCCGGGCGCTGGGCAGCGTTGCCACCCGGCTCGGTGGGGGCAGCACCACGCGCCTCGCCACCGCCAACGCCACCCGCAACCCCCGCCGCACCTCCGCGACGGCCACGGCGCTCATCATCGGGGTGACCCTGGTGAGCATGATGTCGACCGGCGCGGTGAGCGCGCGGGCAAGCCTCGACGCCCAGCTCGACGGCGCGTTCCCGGCCGACATCGTCGTCACCTCGGCCGGGTGGGCGGAGGACGGCGGCGCCGCGCCGCTGACCCCGAACCAGCTCACCGCCGTCGCTGAGGCCCCCGGCGTGGAGCGGGTGCTGGAGGTCCGCTCGGCGCCGCTCAACTTCGCCGCGGGCGACATCGAGGTCGAGGTCTCGGACGTCACCGACCTCGACCCGGCCGCGGCGGGCGAGGTGCTCCGCGACCTCACCGGCCTGGAGGACCTGGCGCCGGGCACCGTCGTGCTCGCCGGCTGGGCCGCCGAGGACCTCGAGGTGGAGGTGGGGGACACGGTCGAGGCTGCCCTCGCCCCCGACGCCGCCACCGATCAGGACGCCCCGCGGGTGCCGCTCGTCGTCGTCTCGACCGACTCCCCCGTCGGTACCGCCGTCCTGCCCGAGACGCTGGAGCAGTTCGCGCCCGACGCGTCGACCACGGGGATCTACGCCCGGCTCGACGCCGAGGACGCGGCCCAGGCCTCCACGACGATCTCCGACCGGCTCTCCGAGGCGACCGGGACGAACGGGTCGGTGCCCTACGTCTCCGGCGAGGCCGCGGAGCGGCAGATGTTCGGGCAGGTCATCGACACGCTCCTGGCGATCGTCGTCGGCCTCCTCGCCGCCGCCGTCGTCATCGCGCTCATCGGGGTGGCCAACACCCTGTCCCTGTCGGTGATCGAACGGACGCGGGAGTCGGCGCTCTTGCGGGCGATGGGCCTCACCCGCCGCCAGCTACGGGGGATGCTCGCCACCGAGGGAGTCCTGCTCGCCGTGGTCGGCGTGCTCGTCGGCGTCGTCCTCGGGGTGCTCTACGGGTGGGCCGGGACGGCCGTCATCCTCGGCGCCGCCGGCGGCGTGACCCTCGCCGTGCCGTGGCTGCACCTGGGCGTCGTCGTCGTCGTGGCGGTGCTCGCGGGCCTGCTCGCCTCGGTGCTGCCCGCCCGGACGGCGGTGCGGACGCCCCCGGTAGCCGCGCTCGCGGCCGAGTAG
- a CDS encoding ABC transporter ATP-binding protein: MSTTDDATTRTPGRAAPAAVRATGLTKVYGSGDVAVHALRGVDVSFTAGEFTAIMGPSGSGKSTLMHLLAGLDTATGGRVHLGDTELTTLDDTALTLLRRQRVGFVFQSFNLLPMFTAEQNITLPCELAGTKPDRAWFDVLVSTLGLGERLTHRPGELSGGQQQRVAIARALITRPDVVFADEPTGNLDSRAGAEVLSFLRTSVRELGQTVVMVTHDPVAAAYADRVVLLADGRIAGQIADPTPEAVLAGLDALRTTDIESAVR, translated from the coding sequence ATGAGCACCACCGACGACGCCACCACCCGCACCCCGGGCCGGGCCGCCCCAGCGGCGGTCCGCGCGACCGGCCTCACCAAGGTCTACGGATCCGGGGACGTGGCCGTGCACGCGCTGCGCGGCGTCGACGTCTCCTTCACCGCCGGGGAGTTCACCGCGATCATGGGGCCGTCCGGCTCGGGCAAGTCCACGCTCATGCACCTGCTCGCCGGCCTCGACACCGCCACCGGCGGGCGGGTCCACCTCGGGGACACCGAGCTCACCACGCTCGACGACACCGCCCTCACGCTGCTGCGCCGCCAGCGCGTGGGCTTCGTCTTCCAGTCCTTCAACCTCCTGCCGATGTTCACCGCCGAGCAGAACATCACGCTGCCCTGCGAGCTCGCCGGCACGAAGCCCGACCGCGCGTGGTTCGACGTCCTCGTCTCCACCCTCGGCCTGGGCGAGCGCCTCACCCACCGCCCCGGCGAGCTCTCCGGCGGCCAGCAGCAACGCGTGGCCATCGCCCGCGCCCTCATCACCCGCCCCGACGTCGTGTTCGCCGACGAGCCGACGGGCAACCTCGACTCCCGCGCCGGCGCCGAGGTGCTGTCCTTCCTGCGCACCAGCGTGCGCGAGCTCGGCCAGACCGTCGTCATGGTCACCCACGACCCGGTGGCCGCGGCCTACGCCGACCGGGTGGTGCTCCTCGCCGACGGCCGCATCGCCGGCCAGATCGCCGACCCCACCCCCGAGGCGGTCCTCGCCGGGCTCGACGCCCTGCGCACCACCGACATCGAGAGCGCGGTGCGCTGA